Proteins encoded in a region of the Quercus lobata isolate SW786 chromosome 8, ValleyOak3.0 Primary Assembly, whole genome shotgun sequence genome:
- the LOC115957540 gene encoding F-box/FBD/LRR-repeat protein At4g26340-like isoform X1 — protein MAESTSKRLKPTDPEEATVVEDRISNLPDSLLCHVLSFLTTKEAVVTSILSSRWTTLWTLVPKLDFNSHQFEEIPSSDEEEQSPNHQDQWNTNRYRFTFAHIVSRVWALRDRSRNYANPIKHFRLYWHSDSDPIHVDTWVRTAITPDLEELHLFISHPKPFNFPSTLFNYAKSLLVLKLNGKIVLNPPSSSSSSSGGFPSLKTVHLVDVRFANGDTASKLLSCCPVLQNLYLQIYIRDRDNYFKIIAPTLKTLHLIFLRYWEYKVEINAPALEYLYCRGCSIEDILLGNLSNLFEANVTVDRNPNKDYGKKIRDFIGALSNVKSLHLVSNLTQCLCYATKTDLPMFHNLACLSIHIGYILWDVLPNLLHRAPNLAVLVFNEKVEWYNVDEEYTSIIERIFNEDVPICISSHLQTFHFKGFKGSTYELEFVRHILKTARFLKTMTVSSARMNSEEKVRVLKELLMFPRESRTCQIAFN, from the exons ATGGCTGAATCAACCTCAAAACGCTTGAAACCAACTGACCCAGAAGAAGCAACAGTGGTCGAAGACAGGATAAGCAATCTGCCGGACTCTCTCCTCTGCCATGTCctctcttttctcacaaccaaaGAAGCTGTTGTCACAAGCATTTTGTCGAGCAGGTGGACGACACTCTGGACTCTTGTGCCAAAGCTCGACTTTAACAGCCACCAATTTGAAGAAATACCTTCTTCAGATGAGGAGGAGCAAAGTCCTAATCATCAAGATCAGTGGAATACTAATAGGTACCGTTTTACGTTTGCGCATATCGTGTCCAGGGTCTGGGCTCTTCGCGATCGCAGTCGCAACTATGCGAATCCCATCAAACACTTTCGCCTCTACTGGCATTCTGATTCTGACCCAATCCATGTCGACACATGGGTTCGCACCGCGATTACGCCTGACTTGGAAGAGCTCCATCTCTTCATTTCTCATCCAAAACCTTTCAACTTCCCCTCTACGTTGTTTAATTACGCTAAATCATTACTAGTTttgaaattaaatggcaaaattGTTCTTaatcctccttcttcttcttcttcttcttccggCGGCTTCCCGAGCCTCAAAACTGTTCATCTTGTCGATGTCCGATTTGCAAACGGCGACACTGCCTCTAAACTCCTCAGTTGCTGCCCGGTCCTCCAAAATTTgtatttacaaatatatatcagGGACCGTGATAACTATTTTAAAATCATTGCACCTACACTCAAAACGttacatttaatttttcttcGTTATTGGGAGTACAAAGTTGAGATAAATGCCCCAGCTCTCGAGTACCTTTATTGCAGAGGCTGTAGTATTGAAGACATTTTGTTAGGAAATCTGTCTAACTTATTTGAAGCCAACGTTACCGTAGATCGTAATCCAAATAAAGATTATGGAAAAAAGATTAGGGACTTCATCGGAGCACTCTCTAATGTCAAATCCCTTCATTTGGTCTCAAATTTAACacag TGCCTCTGTTACGCCACTAAAACTGATCTTCCCATGTTTCATAATTTGGCTTGCTTAAGCATTCATATTGGTTATATTTTGTGGGATGTGCTCCCGAATTTGCTTCATCGGGCTCCTAATCTTGCAGTTCTAGTCTTTAAT GAAAAAGTAGAATGGTACAATGTTGATGAGGAATATACTTCCATCATTGAAAGGATATTCAATGAGGACGTTCCTATATGTATATCATCGCACCTCCAGACATTTCATTTTAAAGGATTTAAAGGGTCAACGTATGAGTTGGAATTTGTTCGACATATCCTTAAGACTGCAAGATTCTTAAAGACGATGACAGTCTCTTCTGCTCGTATGAATTCAGAGGAGAAGGTTCGTGTTCTCAAGGAGTTATTGATGTTCCCAAGGGAATCCAGGACTTGTCAAATTGCATTTAACTGA
- the LOC115957540 gene encoding FBD-associated F-box protein At3g52670-like isoform X2, translated as MAESTSKRLKPTDPEEATVVEDRISNLPDSLLCHVLSFLTTKEAVVTSILSSRWTTLWTLVPKLDFNSHQFEEIPSSDEEEQSPNHQDQWNTNRYRFTFAHIVSRVWALRDRSRNYANPIKHFRLYWHSDSDPIHVDTWVRTAITPDLEELHLFISHPKPFNFPSTLFNYAKSLLVLKLNGKIVLNPPSSSSSSSGGFPSLKTVHLVDVRFANGDTASKLLSCCPVLQNLYLQIYIRDRDNYFKIIAPTLKTLHLIFLRYWEYKVEINAPALEYLYCRGCSIEDILLGNLSNLFEANVTVDRNPNKDYGKKIRDFIGALSNVKSLHLVSNLTQEKVEWYNVDEEYTSIIERIFNEDVPICISSHLQTFHFKGFKGSTYELEFVRHILKTARFLKTMTVSSARMNSEEKVRVLKELLMFPRESRTCQIAFN; from the exons ATGGCTGAATCAACCTCAAAACGCTTGAAACCAACTGACCCAGAAGAAGCAACAGTGGTCGAAGACAGGATAAGCAATCTGCCGGACTCTCTCCTCTGCCATGTCctctcttttctcacaaccaaaGAAGCTGTTGTCACAAGCATTTTGTCGAGCAGGTGGACGACACTCTGGACTCTTGTGCCAAAGCTCGACTTTAACAGCCACCAATTTGAAGAAATACCTTCTTCAGATGAGGAGGAGCAAAGTCCTAATCATCAAGATCAGTGGAATACTAATAGGTACCGTTTTACGTTTGCGCATATCGTGTCCAGGGTCTGGGCTCTTCGCGATCGCAGTCGCAACTATGCGAATCCCATCAAACACTTTCGCCTCTACTGGCATTCTGATTCTGACCCAATCCATGTCGACACATGGGTTCGCACCGCGATTACGCCTGACTTGGAAGAGCTCCATCTCTTCATTTCTCATCCAAAACCTTTCAACTTCCCCTCTACGTTGTTTAATTACGCTAAATCATTACTAGTTttgaaattaaatggcaaaattGTTCTTaatcctccttcttcttcttcttcttcttccggCGGCTTCCCGAGCCTCAAAACTGTTCATCTTGTCGATGTCCGATTTGCAAACGGCGACACTGCCTCTAAACTCCTCAGTTGCTGCCCGGTCCTCCAAAATTTgtatttacaaatatatatcagGGACCGTGATAACTATTTTAAAATCATTGCACCTACACTCAAAACGttacatttaatttttcttcGTTATTGGGAGTACAAAGTTGAGATAAATGCCCCAGCTCTCGAGTACCTTTATTGCAGAGGCTGTAGTATTGAAGACATTTTGTTAGGAAATCTGTCTAACTTATTTGAAGCCAACGTTACCGTAGATCGTAATCCAAATAAAGATTATGGAAAAAAGATTAGGGACTTCATCGGAGCACTCTCTAATGTCAAATCCCTTCATTTGGTCTCAAATTTAACacag GAAAAAGTAGAATGGTACAATGTTGATGAGGAATATACTTCCATCATTGAAAGGATATTCAATGAGGACGTTCCTATATGTATATCATCGCACCTCCAGACATTTCATTTTAAAGGATTTAAAGGGTCAACGTATGAGTTGGAATTTGTTCGACATATCCTTAAGACTGCAAGATTCTTAAAGACGATGACAGTCTCTTCTGCTCGTATGAATTCAGAGGAGAAGGTTCGTGTTCTCAAGGAGTTATTGATGTTCCCAAGGGAATCCAGGACTTGTCAAATTGCATTTAACTGA